From the Streptomyces sp. NBC_01216 genome, the window ACCTGCTCGCCGCACTGAACACCGGCCACGAGGGCGGCTGCGGGACCGTCCACGCCAACACGGCGGCCGACGTCCCGGCGCGGCTGGAGGCCCTGGGGACCTCCGCGGGGCTCGACCGGGCGGCACTGCACAGCCAGTTGGGCGCCGGGCTCTCGGCGGTGCTCCACGTCGCGCGCGACCGGACGGGGCTGCGGAGGATCGCCGAGATCCACGTCCTCGAACGGAACCGGGAGGGCCTGGTGGTGACGGTCCCCGCACTGCGTTGGGGCGCGACCGGCTTCGAACCGGAGCGCGGCTGGAACCGGCTGCGGTCGCTGATCGGGGGTGAGGCGACGTGATGGCGCCGACGGCCGTGGCACAGGGCGCCGCGGTCCTGTGCGCCGGGGGAGCGGCGTGGCGGGTCGCCGCTCGGGAGCGGGCGACACGGCGGGCGAGGGCGGTGCTGTCGGGCGCCGGCGTGGCGCCCGAGCGGCTGTGCCCGAGGTGGCGCTCCGCGGCGGAGCGGTGGCGGGTTCTTGCGCGGGGGCGACGCGCTTGGCTGTGTCTGCCGCTCGCTCTGCTGCTCGCGTGGGTGGGGGAATCGCCTGTGCCTGTGGTCGCCGGGGTGGTGGCTGTGCCTCTGGTGGGGCGACGCCTGCGGGCGGCCGGAGGCCGTCGGGAGAGCGAGGCGCGGGCCGACGCGGTGGTGGCCCTGTGCGGCTCCGTGGCGGGGGAGTTGAGAGCCGGCCGACAGCCCGCGCAGGCGCTGGTCTTCGCGGTCGGGGCGACCGGGGCGTTGGGCGCGGGGGACATGGCGGCGGTACTGGCCGCGGCACGGTTCGGCGGCGACGTGCCGCGGGCGCTGCGGCGGGCGGCGCGCCGCGACGGCGCGGGTGGCCTGGCGGGCCTCGCGGCCTGCTGGCAGGTGGCCGTGGACGGCGGGGCGGGACTGGCCGCCGGGCTTGACCGGCTGGAAGCCGCGCTGCGCGAACACCGGGACCAGCGGGAGCGGCTGAGAGCCCAACTGGCTGGTGCCTGGGCGACCGTCGCCGTGCTCGCGGCGCTTCCGGCCGTGGGCCTCGCCCTGGGTACCGCGCTCGGGGCCGAGCCACTGCGCGTGCTGTTGCACACCCCGGCGGGACTTGTCTGTCTCGCCGTGGGCGGGGGGCTGGAGACGGCCGGCCTGTTCTGGGCCGCGCGGATCGTACGAGGGGGTGAGCGGCTGTGACGGGGCTGACGGGACTGACGGGCACGGCTGGCGTGTTCGGGACGGCCGTAGCGGTTACCTGGGCGGCTCGGATGACAGCGGACCGGCGTCGCGGGTACCGGACGCGGAAGCGGACCGCCGAGCTGCTGAAGAGCGAGTGGAGGCGTGGGCGTCGGCGACGGAGCGTGATCCCGCGGCGACCGGATGGCTTGCACGGCTGGGGCGTCCCGCTCGTCGTCGCCGTGACCTGCGGGGTGTCGATCGGCGGCATGGTCGGCTGCCTGGTGGGGATGACGGCGGCCTGGGGCGTACGGGCCTGGCGGACCCGGCGGCCGGAGCGACCGGCCCATGAGGCCGAGACCGTCCGGCAGTTGCCCCTCGCGGCCGATCTGCTGGCCGCCTGCGCCTCGGCCGGAGCCGGACCGGCGGAGGCCGCCGAGGCCGTCGGTGGATCGCTCGGCGGGCCGGTGGGAGAACGGCTGACACGGACGGCGGCCGAACTGCGCCTGGGCGGCGAACCGGCCGAGGTGTGGAAGAGGTTCGGGGCCGTCGCCGGTGCCGATGGCCTCGCCCGCTGCCTCGAACGGTCGGGCTCCACCGGGGCACCCGCCGCCGAGGCCGTCTCCCGGCAGGCGGCCGGGTTGCGTGCAGGGCGGGCCAGGGAGGCCGCCGCCCGCGCACAGCGGGCACAGGTGCTGATCACCGCACCGGTGGGGTTGTGTTTCCTGCCCGCCTTCCTGG encodes:
- a CDS encoding type II secretion system F family protein, which produces MAPTAVAQGAAVLCAGGAAWRVAARERATRRARAVLSGAGVAPERLCPRWRSAAERWRVLARGRRAWLCLPLALLLAWVGESPVPVVAGVVAVPLVGRRLRAAGGRRESEARADAVVALCGSVAGELRAGRQPAQALVFAVGATGALGAGDMAAVLAAARFGGDVPRALRRAARRDGAGGLAGLAACWQVAVDGGAGLAAGLDRLEAALREHRDQRERLRAQLAGAWATVAVLAALPAVGLALGTALGAEPLRVLLHTPAGLVCLAVGGGLETAGLFWAARIVRGGERL
- a CDS encoding type II secretion system F family protein, with amino-acid sequence MTADRRRGYRTRKRTAELLKSEWRRGRRRRSVIPRRPDGLHGWGVPLVVAVTCGVSIGGMVGCLVGMTAAWGVRAWRTRRPERPAHEAETVRQLPLAADLLAACASAGAGPAEAAEAVGGSLGGPVGERLTRTAAELRLGGEPAEVWKRFGAVAGADGLARCLERSGSTGAPAAEAVSRQAAGLRAGRAREAAARAQRAQVLITAPVGLCFLPAFLAVGVAPVVIGLASGLLHR